One Deltaproteobacteria bacterium genomic window, CCCCGGGCTCCGAATAATGTTTACGGAAAGGCAGCAAGGACATACCGTCCCATGAAAGACTGTTCTTGGGGCTGGAACAGACTGTATTGTAAAGCCCTGCTGCCGTCCCCAGGAGCTGTATTCGGTTTTTGTCCCGCCTTCTGGGCGGGAGGCAGAGACCCCCACGGGCAAACTTCTTCGCACGTTGTCCCGCAAGGCGGGATTACAGACAAAGAGTCTAAGGCGGCCAGACGGCCATAACCAAACAGGTTTCATTCAAGTCCCAGAAGCGTTCTGGACGGGCAAACTTCTTCGCATGGTACAGAGAAGTTGCAGACAAAGCGTCTAACCCGGCATAGCCGAAATTTCTCACACAACGACACAATAATTCAAAGTTTCTCATATCATATGGCGACTATCTCATTTTTGTGGGGTCTGTGGTTCTGCGGGAGAGCGAAAAGCATGTTGTTCCCAAAAACATGAGGAGAGGGAAGACCATGAAATGGAAACAGTTTCTGACGCCGGTGGCGAGTATGGATGCGGAAGCGGCCAGGGCCTTCATGGGGAAACAGAAGGAAGGAACCTATACCCTTCTCGACGTCCGGCAACCCGGGGAATATGAGAAGTCCAGGATCCCCGGGGCCAAGCTGGTGCCCCTGCCGGAACTTTCTGATCGGTTCGGGGAACTGGACCCGAACCGGCCCGTGATCGCTTATTGAGCGGCCGGCGGCCGCAGCCGTGCTGCTGCGCAGTTCCTCGCCGGCAAAGGCTTCAGGGAGATCTATAACCTGAAGGGGGGCATCAGGGCCTGGGACGGTCTGACAGCGGCCGGCCCTGCGGAGATGGGGATGTCCTTTCTGAGAGGCGATGAGACAATAAAGGAGATGATCGCCCTCGCCTACGGCATGGAAG contains:
- a CDS encoding rhodanese-like domain-containing protein, which encodes MKWKQFLTPVASMDAEAARAFMGKQKEGTYTLLDVRQPGEYEKSRIPGAKLVPLPELSDRFGELDPNRPVIAY